The following coding sequences lie in one Mucilaginibacter sp. KACC 22773 genomic window:
- a CDS encoding RagB/SusD family nutrient uptake outer membrane protein: protein MKNIVKILMLLNLLALWSCKKSFLDKQPLGVLSSATFSSDTTTLGLAVNRLYGSIAWREFRIGQHQYSTKEMCGDDFIVGTNADFSVFQNYSFLADNYMIERYWGRAYENIHYCNVVIDRTPTFAARYSAELYEAQAKYFRAYYNFDLTNVFGDAPLRDHDPVTPAEYNIPKSSHADIIKLVISDLKYAIAHLPTRSQWGTANLGRVTKGTAQGLLAKVYLYDQDYANAKAYAEMVINGGEYSLYNDYRNLFSPDHLYSSENMMPGGLIYNASLPAGRQYAPYLQYQGLPSLGANGAIYPSPNLASNYESGDPRFAATFFTRTDIIPGYNNNQPVVFPSNTDYANKKVIWPFAYWNAGNFNFQSVNPMYLRYADIILIAAEANNELGNTADALKYLEMIRYRARGNKTFAASVLAGENGGAGILPQIITTDKTALRLAIWHERRIELALEFNRWYDLVRYNKVAAANGSSGTGYTENLLKNVYGRTNFNYTKFSHFPIPQTFITSSNGVLTQNSAW, encoded by the coding sequence ATGAAAAATATAGTAAAGATATTAATGCTGCTCAACCTGCTGGCTTTATGGTCGTGCAAAAAAAGCTTTCTTGATAAGCAGCCTTTAGGAGTGCTTTCCAGTGCTACCTTCTCTTCAGATACAACTACGCTTGGGTTGGCTGTTAACCGGCTGTACGGCTCAATTGCCTGGCGCGAATTCAGGATAGGCCAGCACCAGTATTCAACCAAAGAGATGTGCGGTGATGATTTTATAGTAGGCACCAACGCCGATTTTAGCGTATTCCAAAATTATAGTTTTTTAGCCGATAACTATATGATTGAAAGGTATTGGGGCAGGGCGTATGAAAATATTCACTATTGCAATGTGGTTATTGACCGTACGCCTACATTTGCCGCCCGCTATTCGGCCGAGTTGTATGAGGCGCAGGCTAAATATTTCCGCGCGTATTACAATTTTGATTTAACCAATGTTTTTGGCGATGCCCCTTTACGTGATCATGACCCGGTAACCCCTGCGGAGTACAACATCCCAAAAAGCTCGCATGCCGATATTATTAAACTGGTGATATCCGATTTAAAATATGCCATAGCTCATTTACCTACCCGCTCACAATGGGGAACTGCCAACCTGGGCCGTGTTACCAAAGGTACGGCGCAAGGTTTATTGGCCAAAGTATACCTGTATGATCAGGACTACGCCAATGCCAAAGCTTATGCTGAGATGGTTATAAACGGTGGCGAATACAGCCTGTATAACGATTACCGGAATTTATTCAGCCCCGACCACTTGTACTCATCTGAAAACATGATGCCGGGCGGCCTGATTTATAACGCGTCGTTGCCTGCGGGCCGTCAGTATGCACCTTACCTGCAATACCAGGGTTTGCCTTCGTTGGGTGCAAATGGTGCTATATATCCATCGCCAAACCTGGCCAGCAATTACGAAAGCGGCGATCCGCGTTTTGCTGCCACCTTTTTTACCCGGACGGATATTATCCCCGGCTACAATAACAACCAGCCTGTGGTTTTTCCGTCAAATACCGATTACGCTAATAAAAAAGTAATATGGCCTTTTGCCTATTGGAATGCCGGCAACTTTAATTTTCAAAGTGTTAATCCGATGTACCTGCGCTATGCCGATATTATTTTAATAGCTGCAGAAGCAAACAACGAATTGGGCAACACTGCCGATGCGCTGAAATATTTGGAGATGATAAGGTACCGGGCCCGCGGTAATAAAACCTTTGCCGCATCGGTGCTTGCCGGCGAAAACGGTGGCGCCGGGATACTGCCTCAAATTATAACAACCGATAAAACAGCCTTGCGTTTAGCAATCTGGCACGAACGGCGTATTGAGCTGGCGTTGGAATTTAACAGGTGGTATGATTTGGTACGTTACAATAAAGTAGCCGCCGCAAACGGAAGCAGCGGAACGGGTTACACCGAAAACCTGCTGAAGAACGTTTATGGAAGAACAAACTTTAACTACACCAAGTTTAGCCATTTCCCAATACCGCAAACGTTTATAACCTCCTCAAACGGTGTGCTTACCCAAAATAGCGCATGGTAA
- a CDS encoding SusC/RagA family TonB-linked outer membrane protein encodes MRDFTFRIRWLLTIIFLCFFTALASAQDKLVSGKVVDAGNGTPLVGVSVMVTGTANGVATDADGKFTISVPQKAILRFQSMGYAAVNMAADFSGPMLVKMASAGKTLDEVVVVGYGVQRKSDLTGSVTSIKAADITKIGGSNAAEALQGKAPGVQILNQGGPGTAPSVFIRGLGTNGDASPLYVVDGMMVANITFLAPGDIESMEILKDASSTAIYGSRGANGVILVTTKKGKTGKPVINFTTSHGFQFLTRKYDVANGKEYAQLVNLFKTNAGASPVYNNLDTIGAGTDWIKEVTQKGMVSDYGLSVGGGNENVNYNISASYHKEEGVLKYTDYNRLTLRADNGYKLSTRLSIGHNLSLASSNYNGDGVSNTGRGINSISRISPLLPVYNPDGSFSKGQDIDIVNPFAELYYHKDNKVHPLQFVGNGYLNYNLLDGLVFRSSYGVDYTQNKINKYTPSYNLGANQANQTTIENGYTTVSSWLWENTLTYNKQIGKHHINLLGGYTAQNTNYGGVDVTASGPLTTTDPNYRYIQVYPTTSINSLGALPSSESILSYLFRANYSYMDRYLLTASFRSDGSSKFADGNRWGYFPSVALGWRVSQEKFMENVTWISNLKLRGSWGQTGSNKIANYQTYSTLNQETTYDGVFNGVFYPMATIIAAANRDITWEVSQQSDLGLEFTTLNDHLRIEADYYRRDTKNLLLVLPIPGGSTGTSAAYSNAGTVRNSGFEFQASWNDRVGQFKYGVTVTGSANKNKILDFKGLTSYASDFMVPSTHISKQGFPIGDFYGYKSAGIVQSQAQIDQLNADAATKSGVAGKQYWSGLKPGDLLFKDINGDGFIDGNDKTDIGSPYAKFVGGISITAAYKGFDIAIDMMGSFGGKIYNDSRNQFVSSGLSNLNVEWLDSWTPTHTNTSIPRYAVNTSTTQSSDFNIFDGTYIKARYMELGYTFGKAVVSKLGISSLRIYVNATNPFYITKYKGFSPEVSNAYGVSTIGDDFRTYPVSGTARLGINLNF; translated from the coding sequence ATGAGAGATTTTACTTTCCGTATCCGATGGCTGCTAACCATCATTTTTTTGTGTTTTTTTACCGCGCTTGCCAGCGCCCAGGACAAGCTGGTTTCTGGTAAAGTTGTCGACGCCGGGAACGGAACCCCACTGGTTGGCGTATCGGTAATGGTTACGGGCACAGCAAACGGTGTTGCTACCGATGCCGATGGCAAGTTTACTATCAGCGTGCCCCAAAAGGCAATTTTAAGGTTCCAGAGCATGGGTTATGCCGCCGTTAATATGGCGGCTGATTTTAGCGGCCCTATGTTAGTTAAAATGGCGTCGGCCGGTAAAACCCTTGATGAAGTGGTTGTGGTAGGGTACGGCGTTCAGCGTAAATCAGACCTTACAGGTTCGGTAACCAGCATTAAGGCCGCCGATATTACCAAAATTGGCGGTAGCAATGCTGCCGAAGCTTTACAAGGCAAGGCGCCGGGCGTACAAATACTAAACCAGGGCGGCCCGGGCACTGCCCCATCTGTATTTATCAGGGGCTTAGGTACTAATGGCGACGCAAGCCCGCTTTATGTTGTTGATGGTATGATGGTGGCCAATATTACTTTCCTGGCGCCGGGAGATATAGAATCAATGGAAATATTAAAGGATGCTTCATCTACGGCCATCTATGGCTCACGCGGCGCAAACGGTGTTATCCTGGTTACTACCAAAAAAGGCAAAACAGGTAAACCGGTCATTAACTTTACTACCTCTCACGGCTTCCAGTTTCTGACACGTAAATACGATGTTGCCAACGGTAAAGAATACGCGCAGCTGGTAAACCTGTTTAAAACCAATGCCGGCGCATCCCCGGTTTATAATAACCTGGATACCATTGGTGCCGGTACCGATTGGATTAAAGAGGTAACCCAAAAAGGAATGGTGAGCGATTATGGCCTTTCGGTAGGCGGGGGCAACGAAAATGTAAATTATAATATCAGCGCCAGCTACCACAAAGAAGAAGGTGTTTTAAAATACACCGATTATAACCGCCTTACCCTGCGGGCCGATAACGGGTATAAATTGAGCACCAGGTTGTCTATAGGGCACAACCTTTCACTGGCCAGCAGCAACTATAATGGCGATGGTGTTTCAAACACCGGCCGCGGAATAAACTCTATTTCCCGCATCTCGCCATTGTTACCGGTTTATAACCCCGATGGGTCTTTTTCAAAAGGCCAGGATATTGATATTGTAAACCCCTTTGCCGAGTTGTATTATCATAAAGATAACAAAGTACATCCCCTGCAATTTGTAGGCAACGGTTACCTGAACTACAATTTGCTTGATGGCCTGGTATTTCGCAGCAGTTACGGGGTAGATTATACACAAAACAAGATAAACAAGTATACTCCATCTTACAATTTGGGGGCAAATCAAGCAAACCAAACCACTATCGAAAACGGGTATACAACCGTGTCATCGTGGTTATGGGAAAATACCCTTACTTACAACAAGCAAATTGGCAAACACCATATTAATTTGTTGGGTGGCTACACAGCGCAAAATACCAATTACGGCGGGGTTGATGTAACCGCAAGCGGACCGCTAACCACAACCGACCCCAATTACCGCTACATCCAGGTGTATCCAACCACCAGCATCAATTCATTAGGCGCATTGCCGTCAAGCGAATCAATCCTGTCCTATCTTTTCAGGGCAAATTATAGCTACATGGACCGTTACCTGCTAACGGCTTCATTCAGGAGTGATGGTTCTTCAAAATTTGCTGATGGCAACAGGTGGGGATATTTCCCTTCGGTAGCATTGGGCTGGCGGGTATCCCAGGAAAAATTCATGGAAAATGTAACCTGGATCAGTAATCTTAAACTCCGCGGCAGCTGGGGACAAACAGGAAGCAATAAAATTGCCAACTATCAAACCTATAGCACACTTAACCAGGAAACAACTTACGATGGCGTTTTTAACGGGGTATTTTATCCAATGGCAACCATAATTGCGGCCGCCAACCGCGATATTACCTGGGAAGTTTCACAACAATCCGATCTTGGTTTGGAGTTTACCACGCTTAACGACCACCTGCGGATTGAAGCCGATTACTACAGGCGCGATACCAAAAACCTGCTCCTGGTGTTACCCATCCCCGGCGGATCTACAGGAACAAGCGCTGCTTACTCAAACGCCGGAACAGTACGCAACAGCGGCTTTGAGTTCCAGGCAAGCTGGAACGACAGGGTTGGCCAGTTTAAATATGGTGTAACAGTTACCGGAAGCGCCAACAAAAATAAAATTCTTGATTTTAAAGGGTTAACATCCTACGCTTCAGATTTTATGGTGCCATCTACCCACATATCTAAACAGGGTTTTCCAATTGGCGATTTTTACGGATATAAATCGGCAGGGATAGTTCAAAGCCAGGCGCAAATTGATCAGTTAAATGCCGATGCGGCTACCAAAAGTGGTGTCGCCGGTAAACAATACTGGTCGGGCCTTAAACCGGGCGACCTGCTGTTTAAAGATATCAATGGCGATGGCTTTATTGATGGCAACGACAAAACAGATATCGGCTCGCCCTATGCAAAATTTGTTGGCGGTATTTCAATAACAGCTGCCTACAAAGGGTTTGATATCGCCATAGATATGATGGGTAGCTTTGGCGGGAAGATTTATAACGATTCGCGTAACCAGTTTGTAAGCTCGGGCCTTTCTAACCTTAACGTAGAGTGGCTTGACTCCTGGACCCCAACCCATACCAATACCAGCATTCCCCGCTATGCCGTAAATACTTCAACAACACAATCGTCTGATTTCAACATTTTCGATGGTACTTACATTAAAGCACGGTACATGGAATTAGGGTATACGTTTGGCAAAGCGGTAGTAAGCAAGCTGGGCATTTCAAGCCTGCGAATATACGTTAATGCAACCAATCCTTTTTATATCACAAAATACAAAGGGTTTTCGCCCGAGGTATCCAACGCTTACGGAGTATCAACCATCGGCGACGACTTCCGCACGTATCCTGTTTCGGGAACTGCAAGGCTGGGTATAAACTTAAATTTTTAA
- a CDS encoding SusC/RagA family TonB-linked outer membrane protein: MNVFYQTKHHVLRLFAVLVLIACWATASAQNKAVTGKIIDAGTGEAVIGATVLAVGTSNGVAADLNGTFKIVVPANASLQFKSIGYTSVTLAADFDKPMVIKLEPSNKGLEEVVVVGYGQQKRATVSGAVATVSSKVFQDRGPINNPLESLQGQVPGVVVTRTSAQPGRENWNFQIRGATSTNTQDPLIVLDGVALVNNAELNSINPNDIDNISFLKDAAASIYGARAAFGVVLITTKKAKSGKMDVQYLSTISQKRLGLQPILINNRQWGQSLKEALTNDNYGVAPTNYLWYQLADLATHPPDSLYIDITKLPGYAGSANGVLYNGTPLPSFGDVKDFTFFDTNMQKMLWGNATSTQQDLSFSGSGDRGGYRVSLGYLNDGSQLKWGLNGNQRYNLRLNHSYKFSDRVNLETNISLERNNIQQPTLYSYGGYSALSNYGQPGLPAFTSKGQPYAWGTVYSAPALLKYGGDNKESNSRALLNSTFTYNFAKHLTFTAVTGYHVWYQDSRIQQKQVQFYNYAGNLLIQTNPIAGGSGGNSTFYNRSNITEPYYNLAGRVSYDNVFNKVHAVGVMLGSSYERDEYNYFTTRTYNLGSDDIPSLGTGVTSGTAGFVTNGETQNHYALGSYFGRATYTYNSKYNLEVQGRYDGSSKFIADKRWKIFGSVLGSWLISEESFVKNLNLFSTLKLRASYGTTGSQSGIGLYDYLQSLNVNSGGALLGNNLATSVTTTGNLVSLNRTWETVVKKNLALDFGILNDHLSGSFDIYRNENNNMLLGQLYPGVLGAGAPAQNIGTLHTWGYESSLTWRSNIGKLTYSVSGTITDNQNKLVHYGGANVIGPGYNYTVEGYPLGSYFGLKYGGKLQTQAEVDAYNAQYAPAGSTNNVGLPIPSALANPAGQMSGLRPGDNKFVDVNGDGKLSIGGTTADKGDLVYLGSDNPRYSYGLNLGLQWNGFDFYSIFQGVGKRAVLRTGSTANFSVPFLSIFQGQTTSYLGNVWSPENPDAYYPNLHSAQNNGINNYNYQPSTWRVQNGAYVRLKNVVLGYTIPKSLLAHTHAIKGLRIYFSGSDLWEKTYIHDGWDPEVTRTVAGNERYPFYRYITLGVNVTF, from the coding sequence ATGAATGTTTTTTACCAAACAAAACACCATGTACTACGGCTGTTTGCTGTACTCGTGTTAATTGCCTGCTGGGCGACAGCATCGGCCCAAAACAAGGCCGTTACCGGTAAAATTATCGACGCCGGCACCGGCGAAGCCGTCATAGGCGCTACCGTACTGGCCGTAGGTACATCAAACGGGGTAGCTGCCGATTTGAACGGAACTTTTAAAATTGTAGTGCCCGCTAATGCATCGCTGCAGTTCAAGAGCATTGGCTATACATCAGTTACCCTGGCAGCCGATTTTGATAAGCCAATGGTGATCAAACTGGAGCCATCAAACAAAGGCCTGGAAGAGGTGGTTGTGGTAGGGTACGGCCAGCAAAAACGTGCTACCGTTTCCGGAGCCGTTGCAACCGTATCCTCAAAGGTTTTCCAGGACAGGGGGCCTATAAACAACCCGCTTGAATCATTGCAGGGCCAGGTTCCGGGTGTTGTGGTTACCCGCACGTCTGCCCAGCCGGGCCGCGAAAACTGGAACTTCCAGATCCGCGGGGCCACATCAACCAACACGCAGGATCCTCTTATTGTGCTGGATGGTGTAGCGCTGGTTAACAATGCCGAACTGAACTCCATCAACCCGAATGATATTGATAATATATCTTTCCTGAAAGATGCCGCCGCATCTATTTACGGTGCACGCGCGGCTTTTGGCGTAGTGCTTATCACCACCAAAAAAGCCAAGTCAGGTAAAATGGATGTACAGTACCTTTCTACTATATCGCAAAAGCGGCTTGGCCTTCAGCCTATTTTGATCAATAACCGGCAATGGGGCCAAAGTTTAAAAGAGGCCTTAACCAACGATAACTATGGCGTGGCCCCTACCAACTATCTTTGGTACCAACTGGCCGACCTGGCCACCCATCCACCTGATTCTCTTTATATCGATATTACCAAATTGCCAGGTTATGCCGGATCAGCCAATGGTGTTTTATATAACGGCACGCCGCTGCCATCGTTTGGCGATGTTAAGGACTTTACCTTTTTTGATACCAACATGCAAAAAATGTTATGGGGAAATGCTACATCAACCCAGCAGGACCTAAGCTTTTCGGGATCGGGCGATCGTGGCGGCTACCGCGTATCTTTGGGCTACCTTAACGATGGAAGCCAGTTAAAATGGGGATTAAACGGAAACCAGCGTTATAACCTGCGTTTAAACCATAGCTATAAGTTTAGCGACAGGGTAAACCTGGAAACCAACATATCCCTTGAAAGGAATAATATACAGCAGCCTACACTATACAGCTACGGGGGCTACAGTGCACTAAGTAATTACGGCCAGCCTGGCTTGCCCGCGTTTACCTCAAAAGGGCAGCCCTACGCCTGGGGAACCGTTTACAGCGCCCCGGCATTGCTTAAATATGGTGGCGATAACAAAGAGTCGAACAGCAGGGCCCTGTTAAATTCAACTTTTACTTACAATTTTGCAAAACACCTTACATTTACCGCGGTAACCGGCTATCATGTATGGTACCAGGACAGCAGGATACAGCAAAAGCAGGTACAGTTTTACAACTATGCCGGTAACCTGTTGATACAAACCAACCCTATAGCAGGCGGCAGCGGCGGCAACAGTACATTTTATAACCGCAGCAATATCACCGAGCCTTATTATAACCTTGCAGGCAGGGTATCGTACGATAACGTGTTTAACAAGGTTCACGCGGTAGGGGTAATGCTCGGAAGCTCCTATGAGCGCGATGAGTATAATTATTTTACCACGCGTACTTACAACCTGGGCAGCGATGATATCCCGTCGTTAGGTACCGGTGTTACCAGCGGTACTGCCGGCTTTGTAACCAATGGCGAAACCCAGAATCATTATGCCCTGGGATCGTATTTTGGTCGTGCAACATATACCTACAACAGCAAATATAACCTGGAGGTACAGGGCCGTTATGACGGTTCATCAAAATTTATTGCCGATAAAAGGTGGAAGATATTTGGTTCGGTACTGGGTTCATGGCTTATATCCGAAGAGTCGTTTGTTAAAAACCTTAACCTCTTCTCTACCCTTAAATTGCGGGCAAGTTACGGAACCACCGGCAGCCAGAGCGGCATTGGTTTGTATGATTACTTACAGTCGCTTAATGTAAACAGTGGCGGCGCATTACTTGGCAATAACCTGGCTACCTCTGTAACCACTACAGGAAACCTGGTTTCCCTTAACAGGACCTGGGAAACTGTTGTTAAAAAGAACCTGGCATTGGATTTCGGCATTTTAAACGACCACCTTTCGGGCTCTTTTGACATCTACAGAAATGAAAACAATAATATGCTGCTTGGCCAGCTATACCCGGGTGTACTTGGAGCCGGCGCACCGGCACAAAACATAGGAACCTTACATACCTGGGGTTATGAGAGCAGCCTTACCTGGCGGTCAAACATTGGTAAATTAACCTACTCGGTTAGCGGTACAATTACCGATAACCAAAATAAACTGGTCCATTATGGCGGGGCAAATGTTATTGGCCCGGGTTATAATTACACTGTAGAAGGGTATCCCCTGGGGTCGTATTTTGGCTTAAAATATGGAGGCAAGCTTCAAACCCAGGCCGAAGTTGATGCTTATAACGCCCAATACGCGCCTGCCGGAAGCACTAATAACGTTGGCCTTCCCATACCATCGGCGCTTGCCAATCCGGCCGGCCAGATGAGCGGCCTGCGCCCCGGCGATAATAAGTTTGTGGATGTTAACGGTGACGGTAAATTGAGTATAGGCGGCACTACAGCCGATAAGGGCGACCTTGTTTACCTGGGATCGGATAACCCGAGGTACAGTTACGGGCTTAACCTTGGCTTGCAGTGGAATGGTTTTGATTTTTACTCCATTTTCCAGGGAGTTGGCAAACGGGCTGTATTGCGTACCGGGTCAACAGCAAATTTCAGCGTGCCTTTCCTGTCTATTTTCCAGGGTCAAACAACGTCATATTTGGGCAATGTATGGTCTCCCGAAAATCCGGACGCTTATTATCCAAACCTGCATTCGGCACAAAACAATGGTATCAACAACTATAATTATCAGCCATCAACCTGGCGTGTGCAAAACGGCGCTTATGTACGGCTTAAAAACGTGGTGCTTGGCTACACCATACCTAAAAGCCTGCTTGCACACACACATGCCATAAAAGGGCTCCGGATTTATTTTTCGGGCAGCGACCTGTGGGAAAAAACCTATATACATGACGGCTGGGACCCTGAAGTTACCCGGACAGTGGCCGGTAACGAAAGGTACCCCTTTTACCGTTACATCACCCTTGGCGTAAACGTGACTTTTTAA